Proteins encoded within one genomic window of Humulus lupulus chromosome 1, drHumLupu1.1, whole genome shotgun sequence:
- the LOC133791871 gene encoding 7-dehydrocholesterol reductase-like produces the protein MCYIISWYFFLAVFRFGIFNPSTVYDHLGEIYSALIFGSLVFCILLYIKGHVAPSSTDSGSSGNIIIDFYWGMELYPRIGKNFDIKVFTNCRFGMMSWAVLAVTYCIKQYEVNGKVADSMLVNTILMLVYVTKFFWWEAGYWSTMDIAHDRAGFYICWGCLVWVPSIYTSPGMYLVNHPVHLGTQLALYILVAGILCIYINYDCDRQRQEFRRTNGKALVWGKAPSKITATYTTTTGETKSNILLTSGWYGKYWKLYCEKVRYRVIPGIY, from the exons ATGTGCTATATTATATCTTGGTACTTTTTTTTGGCTGTCTTCAGGTTTGGCATATTCAATCCTTCAACTGTTTATGATCATTTGGGAGAAATATATTCTGCCCTTATTTTCGGAAGCTTGGttttttgcattttattatacATAAAA GGCCATGTGGCACCGTCTTCCACTGATTCTGGCTCGTCTGGGAACATCATAATTGATTTCTATTGG GGTATGGAACTCTATCCTCGCATTGGTAAAAACTTCGACATTAAAGTTTTTACAAATTGCAGATTTGGAATGATGTCTTGGGCAGTTCTAGCTGTAACCTATTGCATAAAGCAG TATGAAGTGAACGGCAAAGTGGCTGATTCAATGCTTGTTAATACCATATTGATGCTGGTGTATGTTACTAAGTTTTTTTGGTGGGAAGCTGGATACTGGAGCACAATGGATATTGCACATGATCGAG CTGGTTTTTATATTTGCTGGGGATGCCTTGTATGGGTGCCTTCTATATATACTTCTCCTGGCATGTACCTGGTCAATCATCCCGTACACCTTGGAACTCAG TTGGCACTCTACATCCTAGTAGCAGGCATTCTTTGCATATACATCAACTACGACTGTGATAGGCAAAGGCAAGAGTTTCGCAGAACAAATGGCAAAGCTTTGGTTTGGGGTAAAGCTCCATCAAAG ATAACTGCCACTTACACTACCACAACTGGGGAAACAAAAAGCAACATTCTTTTAACTTCGGGATG GTATGGAAAATACTGGAAATTGTACTGCGAGAAGGTTCGGTACAGGGTCATCCCCGGAATTTACTGA